One part of the Paenibacillus silvisoli genome encodes these proteins:
- a CDS encoding sensor histidine kinase: MNVLKWLSIKTQLFILAIVTGVVVLSILFIIYYQVTNVIAKNNNVYTEEMTFQIKKAISNNTDLLDRILTGVAYNSIIQDYIMETDPLTKVDLFGKVNNFLLNMQGMNEAIRDIAFVSDAGNSYFMKGRNRDVEAILRQAPDHAINYYTGLTVLDYGGTKRNSFIVISSINSIDPVRKTGLKIGTAAIVFDANYLGLETNARLKDSPISFYLLDRGGAIYGGNNPAKLGEEGLASYFGDDFIVKRSDIPEIGGKIVSVIPKARLFQDLAWIRHLVITMLIFFGIVLLVLFTVIINNILFPLKKLMAFISSVKAANLEGLKQRINLGGYEEMGIVAARFNGMLDEIDRLTQELVRTSTRLYETELGKTQSELAFLRSQINPHFLYNTLESLKGVAYDESAMKTMGMAKALGQIFRYSIKGADYVSVRQELEILKGYVHIQQIRFGDRFEADYSFVDEALSCMIPKMLLQPIVENAVCHGLESKLQQGHLEIGGSMTGDALLLLWVRDDGGGIEEDTLRGIKAQLASAEPRSRIEVNNRSSIGLINIHNQLRMIYGKAYGIEIHSVYGQGTEVICKLPVRRDVHV, from the coding sequence ATGAATGTGTTGAAGTGGCTGTCGATCAAGACGCAGCTGTTCATTTTGGCAATCGTGACCGGAGTTGTCGTTCTCTCGATCCTCTTTATCATTTACTACCAGGTGACGAACGTCATCGCCAAGAACAACAATGTGTACACCGAAGAAATGACGTTCCAAATCAAAAAAGCGATTTCGAACAACACCGATTTATTGGACCGGATTTTGACGGGGGTTGCGTACAATTCGATCATTCAGGATTACATCATGGAGACGGATCCGTTAACGAAGGTGGACCTTTTCGGCAAAGTGAACAACTTCCTGCTCAACATGCAAGGGATGAACGAAGCGATTCGCGATATCGCGTTCGTCAGCGATGCGGGCAATTCGTATTTCATGAAAGGCCGCAACCGGGACGTCGAAGCCATTCTGCGGCAAGCGCCGGATCATGCCATCAACTACTACACCGGGTTGACCGTGCTGGATTACGGCGGAACCAAGCGGAACAGCTTTATCGTCATCTCGTCCATCAACTCCATCGATCCGGTGCGGAAGACGGGACTCAAAATCGGCACCGCCGCCATCGTGTTCGATGCGAATTACTTGGGGCTTGAAACGAACGCGCGGCTGAAGGACTCGCCGATCAGCTTCTATCTGCTGGACCGCGGCGGCGCGATCTACGGAGGGAACAACCCGGCGAAGCTGGGAGAGGAAGGGTTGGCGAGCTACTTCGGCGATGACTTTATCGTAAAGCGCAGCGACATCCCGGAGATCGGCGGCAAAATCGTCAGCGTCATTCCGAAAGCGAGGCTCTTTCAGGATTTGGCCTGGATCCGGCATCTCGTCATCACGATGCTGATCTTCTTCGGGATCGTGCTGCTCGTGCTGTTTACCGTCATCATCAACAACATTTTATTCCCGCTCAAGAAGCTGATGGCGTTTATTTCGTCGGTCAAAGCCGCGAATCTGGAGGGTCTTAAACAGCGGATCAATCTCGGAGGCTACGAGGAGATGGGCATCGTGGCGGCCAGATTCAACGGCATGCTGGACGAAATCGACCGGCTGACGCAGGAGTTGGTCCGGACAAGCACCCGGCTCTATGAAACCGAGCTCGGCAAGACGCAGTCCGAGCTGGCTTTTCTGCGGAGCCAAATCAATCCGCATTTTCTGTACAACACGCTGGAGTCGTTGAAGGGCGTTGCCTATGACGAAAGCGCGATGAAGACGATGGGGATGGCAAAGGCGCTTGGCCAGATTTTTCGCTACAGCATCAAGGGAGCGGATTACGTATCGGTGCGGCAGGAGCTTGAGATCTTGAAAGGCTATGTCCATATTCAGCAAATCCGGTTCGGCGACCGCTTCGAGGCGGACTATTCATTTGTCGACGAGGCCTTGTCGTGCATGATCCCGAAAATGCTGCTTCAGCCGATCGTCGAGAATGCGGTATGCCACGGTTTGGAGAGCAAGCTGCAGCAAGGCCATCTCGAAATCGGCGGCTCCATGACCGGTGACGCATTGCTCCTGCTATGGGTGAGAGATGACGGCGGCGGCATCGAAGAAGACACGCTGCGCGGCATTAAAGCCCAACTGGCGAGCGCGGAGCCCCGCTCCCGGATCGAGGTCAATAACAGGAGCAGCATCGGGCTCATCAATATTCACAACCAGCTCCGGATGATTTACGGCAAGGCGTACGGCATCGAAATTCATAGCGTTTACGGACAAGGCACCGAGGTTATCTGCAAACTTCCGGTCAGGAGGGATGTCCATGTATAA